A stretch of the Xiphias gladius isolate SHS-SW01 ecotype Sanya breed wild chromosome 21, ASM1685928v1, whole genome shotgun sequence genome encodes the following:
- the brk1 gene encoding probable protein BRICK1 yields the protein MAGQEDPVQREIHQDWANREYIEVITSSIKKIADFLNSFDMSCRSRLATLNEKLTALERRIEYIEARVTKGETLT from the exons ATGGCTGGCCAGGAAGATCCAGTGCAGCGAGAGATTCACCAAGACTGGGCGAATCGAGAGTATATTGAAGTAATTACGAGCAGTATCAAAAAAATCGCCGACTTTCTTAACTCATTTG ATATGTCGTGTCGATCCCGTTTGGCCACTCTCAATGAGAAGCTGACGGCGTTGGAAAGGAGGATTGAATATATTGAGGCGAGA GTGACAAAAGGAGAGACCTTGACCTAG
- the gpx1a gene encoding glutathione peroxidase 1a, with product MAGNVKRFYDLTAKLLSGETFSFAALKGKVVLIENVASLUGTTTRDYTQMNELQSRYSAKGLVVLGVPCNQFGYQENCKNDEILRSLKYVRPGNGFEPKFQLLEKVVVNGTDAHPLFVYLKEKLPFPTDDTMALMTDPKFIVWSPVCRNDVSWNFEKFLVSHDGEPYKRYSRNFPTIDIEADIKELLKRVK from the exons ATGGCTGGGAATGTGAAAAGGTTTTATGACCTGACAGCTAAGCTGCTGTCTGGAGAAACCTTTAGTTTCGCTGCACTGAAAGGGAAAGTTGTTCTCATTGAGAATGTGGCGTCTCTTTGAGGAACAACAACCAGGGATTACACTCAGATGAACGAGCTCCAGTCTCGTTATTCCGCCAAGGGACTCGTTGTTCTGGGTGTTCCCTGCAATCAGTTTGGATATCAG GAGAACTGCAAGAATGATGAAATCCTAAGATCTCTGAAGTATGTCCGACCAGGGAATGGCTTTGAACCAAAGTTCCAGCTCCTTGAGAAGGTGGTTGTGAATGGAACGGATGCACACCCCTTGTTTGTCTATCTGAAGGAAAAGCTGCCTTTCCCCACTGATGATACCATGGCTCTCATGACTGACCCAAAGTTCATCGTTTGGAGTCCGGTGTGTAGGAACGACGTCTCCTGGAACTTTGAGAAGTTCCTGGTCAGCCATGACGGAGAGCCCTACAAGCGCTACAGCAGAAATTTCCCCACAATTGATATTGAGGCAGATATTAAGGAGCTACTCAAGAGGGTCAAGTAA